Proteins encoded by one window of Candidatus Obscuribacterales bacterium:
- a CDS encoding lysozyme, producing the protein MIINQATVDLVKRFEGLRLEAYQDSVGVWTIGYGTTAMAGLGITPRAGMTITEAQAEEYLRLGLEKFADEIRPHIHAPINENQFGAFVSLSYNIGSPAFIQSSALRFFNAGETDKAGEAMLWWNKAKGKTLRGLVLRREAELELFRTPVVEPEKDSKSIWELIVNFLVTVLNGGRSGKT; encoded by the coding sequence ATGATTATCAACCAGGCAACAGTCGATCTGGTCAAGAGGTTTGAGGGGTTACGTCTGGAGGCCTACCAAGACTCTGTAGGTGTGTGGACCATTGGTTATGGCACCACTGCTATGGCTGGGCTTGGGATTACCCCTCGCGCCGGTATGACCATCACGGAGGCTCAGGCAGAGGAATACCTACGCCTTGGCCTTGAGAAGTTTGCCGATGAGATACGCCCCCATATCCATGCCCCCATCAACGAGAACCAGTTTGGGGCGTTCGTATCCCTATCCTACAACATTGGTTCCCCTGCTTTCATCCAATCCTCTGCCCTGAGGTTCTTTAATGCCGGTGAGACTGATAAAGCTGGTGAGGCTATGCTGTGGTGGAACAAGGCTAAGGGAAAGACCTTAAGGGGTTTGGTTCTACGCAGGGAGGCTGAGTTGGAACTGTTCAGAACTCCTGTGGTTGAGCCTGAGAAAGACAGCAAGAGCATATGGGAGTTGATCGTGAACTTCCTCGTTACAGTCCTGAATGGAGGTCGTAGTGGAAAGACTTAA
- a CDS encoding phage tail protein, giving the protein MGKSSSQTIGYKHFLDVHAVMCEGVIDKIFDLRVDDRQAWINDSVVTTFTVDATELFGGEDREGGVSGAVDVLDGLPSQTPNAFLVANQDANSPAYRGVSSLVFKDFYWGNNPYLKPWSVTIQRIDYQSDGTVQWYTDKSKIISDSIPNDIGTVFVDSGIGPFSTEPSVAGNNVILGERGVDGEYTSPLTWFRFDADIQRSFTVPQNITVNGQTVALDTGEDGFMIRPEQVFGGGTAVFGVVPQNYVPLPYEALEFRMVCDLAQTEQSSGFGAQIDYWQTSGGSRTNFINVPVNSNGYDWTTYDSDWIPLNASLANPRFRILFAGGELAFIKDVRIQLRFTTGDRTDPIIYDMNPAHIIREVITNDRWGLGFPEADVDDTSFTEAADTLFSEFFGLSGEWSPDESDPLQLINRVQEHIGAEVYVDRSDGKFHMRLIRDDYGSGDITYFTDDDIISMEIQKERRHEIPNYITLEYTDRKGRKKATLTETNPASIRDVGKVISTTIDATWIHKVSLASRVLHSNVRSMTVPKWKGTAVLTRKASRLNPGDVISFTSTDYGLNGEVMRVLDIDVGDGENNQVTVIFVQDVFSLGETAVIDPDARPTDPLRRTALDSPARIVQETPYYEIVRQVGDTEADSLLADDPTVGYLQVAAGSPGNGHTGARIYVDDKATSPVEYTQQEFLDFAPYAVLSAAVGKDPTETTLTFSSQRRVSEVVAGTLAQIGDEIVRVDSVSESGATIGRGALDTVPTEHAAGEYIIFWQDYAVSSTEEYNASEELDVKIRTRTGTDQLALASATTENIVFANRAIRPYPANDLKWETLYEPTDTIFDGSELTWVGRNRLTQTTSNIVDYDDATITEEAGTTYRLDYYSIIDGVVGGSPYNTESSVSTPKSLSSATYTSGIPADTDTIRLQVTAVRDGYDSWTSPYVDVPYVDWRITEDGEVRLTEDGIIRITEG; this is encoded by the coding sequence ATGGGAAAGAGTAGTTCACAAACTATTGGCTACAAGCACTTCCTTGATGTCCATGCAGTAATGTGTGAGGGCGTCATTGACAAGATATTTGACCTTCGGGTTGATGACCGTCAGGCTTGGATTAACGATTCTGTAGTCACTACCTTCACTGTAGATGCAACGGAACTCTTCGGTGGTGAGGACCGTGAGGGTGGTGTTTCTGGTGCTGTGGACGTTCTTGATGGACTTCCCTCCCAGACGCCTAATGCCTTCCTTGTAGCCAACCAGGATGCCAATAGCCCTGCCTACAGGGGTGTCTCCAGCCTTGTGTTCAAGGACTTCTACTGGGGCAACAACCCCTACCTGAAGCCTTGGTCTGTTACTATTCAGCGCATTGATTACCAGTCTGACGGAACTGTTCAGTGGTATACCGACAAATCTAAGATCATCAGTGACAGCATCCCCAACGACATTGGGACTGTGTTTGTCGACAGTGGTATTGGTCCGTTCTCCACGGAGCCCTCTGTTGCAGGTAACAACGTAATCCTTGGTGAGCGCGGGGTTGATGGTGAATATACATCCCCCTTGACGTGGTTCCGTTTTGACGCTGACATCCAGCGGTCCTTTACTGTTCCCCAGAACATCACTGTAAATGGTCAAACCGTTGCCTTGGATACTGGTGAAGATGGGTTCATGATCCGTCCTGAGCAGGTCTTTGGGGGTGGAACAGCAGTCTTTGGTGTCGTGCCTCAGAACTACGTTCCTCTACCCTACGAGGCCCTCGAGTTCAGGATGGTCTGTGACCTAGCGCAGACAGAACAATCCTCTGGGTTTGGGGCGCAGATAGACTACTGGCAAACGTCTGGTGGGTCCAGAACCAACTTCATAAACGTACCTGTCAATTCAAACGGCTATGACTGGACGACCTATGACTCGGACTGGATACCACTAAATGCCTCTCTGGCAAACCCAAGGTTCCGTATCCTGTTTGCGGGCGGTGAACTAGCGTTCATTAAAGATGTAAGGATTCAACTCCGGTTTACAACTGGGGATAGAACAGACCCTATCATCTACGACATGAACCCTGCCCACATCATTCGTGAGGTTATCACCAATGACAGGTGGGGGCTTGGTTTTCCTGAAGCGGATGTAGACGACACCAGTTTCACTGAAGCTGCTGATACCTTGTTCTCTGAGTTCTTTGGTTTGTCCGGTGAGTGGTCGCCTGATGAGAGTGACCCCCTGCAACTCATCAACAGGGTCCAGGAGCATATCGGTGCTGAAGTCTATGTAGATAGGTCTGATGGCAAGTTCCATATGCGTCTCATCAGGGATGACTATGGTTCTGGTGACATCACGTATTTCACTGACGATGACATTATCTCTATGGAGATACAGAAAGAACGTCGTCATGAGATACCCAACTACATCACCCTTGAGTATACCGACAGGAAGGGCCGTAAGAAGGCCACCCTGACGGAGACTAACCCCGCATCTATCAGGGATGTTGGTAAGGTTATCTCCACCACTATTGATGCCACCTGGATACACAAGGTATCCCTAGCCAGCCGTGTTCTTCACTCCAACGTCAGGTCCATGACTGTTCCCAAGTGGAAGGGAACCGCAGTCCTGACCCGTAAGGCATCCCGACTAAACCCCGGCGATGTTATTTCCTTCACTTCAACCGACTATGGGTTGAACGGTGAAGTCATGCGGGTTCTCGACATTGATGTTGGTGACGGTGAGAACAACCAGGTTACTGTTATCTTCGTGCAGGACGTATTCTCCCTTGGGGAGACTGCTGTCATTGATCCAGATGCCAGACCGACTGATCCCCTCAGAAGGACTGCTCTCGATAGCCCCGCAAGGATCGTTCAGGAGACACCTTACTACGAGATTGTCAGGCAGGTTGGCGACACTGAGGCTGACAGCCTGTTGGCGGATGACCCTACTGTTGGCTACCTGCAAGTGGCTGCTGGCTCCCCCGGTAATGGTCACACTGGTGCCCGTATCTATGTGGATGACAAGGCCACAAGCCCTGTCGAGTACACACAGCAGGAGTTCCTTGACTTTGCCCCATATGCGGTCCTGTCGGCTGCTGTAGGTAAAGATCCCACCGAGACAACCTTGACTTTCAGTTCCCAACGGAGGGTGTCTGAGGTTGTCGCTGGAACACTTGCACAGATCGGTGATGAGATTGTCCGTGTGGATAGTGTCTCTGAGTCTGGGGCCACTATTGGTCGTGGGGCACTGGACACTGTTCCCACTGAACATGCAGCGGGTGAGTATATCATCTTCTGGCAGGACTATGCTGTGTCCAGCACAGAGGAGTACAACGCCAGCGAAGAACTTGACGTAAAGATCAGGACCAGGACTGGAACGGACCAGCTTGCCCTCGCAAGTGCTACCACAGAGAATATCGTCTTTGCCAACCGGGCTATCAGACCTTATCCCGCAAATGACTTGAAGTGGGAAACTCTGTATGAACCAACAGATACTATCTTTGATGGGTCCGAACTCACTTGGGTTGGCAGGAACCGACTGACCCAGACTACCTCCAACATTGTAGACTATGATGACGCTACAATCACCGAGGAAGCGGGTACAACCTACCGTCTGGATTACTATTCCATCATTGACGGTGTGGTTGGTGGTTCTCCTTACAACACCGAAAGTTCAGTCTCTACTCCGAAATCACTGTCTTCCGCGACATACACAAGTGGCATCCCTGCTGACACTGACACAATCAGGCTGCAAGTAACTGCTGTCAGGGATGGATACGATAGCTGGACCTCCCCCTATGTTGATGTGCCTTACGTTGATTGGCGTATCACTGAGGACGGAGAGGTTCGTCTGACGGAAGATGGTATAATCAGAATTACCGAGGGTTAA
- a CDS encoding phage BR0599 family protein — MTYNAQEDSVADGQPLYLYTFARNGVSTVYLAASQNDEVYGGNTYLASEINHSNIKTSRNLERQELEVTVARTNTQVSTMEAEGSARVSLTISRVHRTDGTDELAVVWKGIVQQVRRNGDDKVFVCNSIMSDLTRQTLHARAQRTCRWVHYGDGCGLTLADFQDPYTASATSGNTVTLTTTPAAPTSLSYDSGILTFNGENRTIDSVSGTTVTLLEPFEALADAITAGGNQAITLAPGCTLNQTSCAAFGNLDNFGGFPYFPNIGAFDGRSIV, encoded by the coding sequence TTGACCTACAATGCACAAGAAGATAGCGTAGCAGACGGACAACCGCTATACCTATACACCTTTGCTCGTAATGGTGTGTCCACTGTTTACCTTGCAGCCTCTCAGAATGACGAAGTGTATGGTGGCAATACCTACCTTGCATCTGAGATTAACCACAGCAACATCAAGACCAGCCGTAACCTGGAGCGTCAGGAACTTGAGGTTACTGTAGCAAGGACTAATACCCAAGTCTCCACGATGGAAGCTGAAGGTTCTGCTCGTGTATCCCTTACCATCTCTCGTGTCCACAGGACCGATGGGACTGATGAACTTGCTGTCGTCTGGAAAGGCATTGTCCAGCAGGTTCGCAGGAATGGTGACGATAAGGTTTTTGTCTGCAACAGCATCATGTCGGACCTTACCCGTCAGACCCTCCACGCACGGGCACAGAGAACCTGTAGGTGGGTCCATTACGGTGATGGTTGTGGTCTTACACTAGCGGACTTCCAAGACCCTTACACGGCCTCTGCAACGTCTGGTAACACTGTTACTCTGACTACCACACCAGCAGCCCCAACAAGCCTGTCCTACGACTCTGGCATCCTTACCTTCAATGGTGAGAACCGGACCATCGACAGTGTGAGTGGGACTACAGTGACCCTTCTGGAACCCTTCGAGGCTCTGGCGGATGCAATTACCGCCGGTGGTAACCAAGCCATCACACTAGCACCTGGTTGCACGCTGAACCAAACCTCCTGTGCTGCCTTTGGCAACTTGGACAACTTTGGTGGGTTTCCATACTTCCCCAACATTGGTGCATTTGACGGTAGGAGCATCGTCTAA
- a CDS encoding phage tail tube protein yields MAFAQGSRSGLSYITEVTFGTTPAGNFTPLPINTHSINLTKDRVAGNEIRPDRIPRVDRHGNRQIGGDIVGDLRQGAWDDFIAAAMLSDWASDDTIGVGTTPKFFSIEDAFNDVAQYRLFTGCTVSTLNISVAPNQMVTSTFGIVGKDLTISGTGKTLNTLTTTQPFDAYSGDLFLQDAGSTNSAVTSITSIDFTINNSFNPTFVIGDDSTPQLEYGRAEVEGTITAYFEDASLANRFLNETESELEFSVNDPTGLSPYTFTFPRIKINGSDVPLENPQSRVITIPFVALFDSTLGTNLQITRTS; encoded by the coding sequence ATGGCTTTTGCACAGGGTTCCCGTTCCGGCCTGTCCTACATCACTGAGGTGACTTTCGGCACTACTCCGGCTGGCAACTTTACGCCCCTCCCCATCAATACCCACAGTATCAACCTGACCAAAGACCGGGTTGCTGGTAATGAAATCCGCCCTGACCGTATCCCTCGTGTGGATCGTCACGGCAACCGCCAGATTGGTGGTGACATTGTAGGTGACCTTCGCCAAGGCGCTTGGGATGACTTCATTGCCGCCGCTATGCTTTCTGACTGGGCATCTGACGACACTATTGGTGTTGGGACTACCCCGAAGTTCTTCTCTATTGAAGATGCCTTCAATGACGTAGCCCAGTATCGCCTGTTCACCGGCTGCACCGTTAGCACCCTGAACATCTCTGTCGCACCAAACCAGATGGTGACTTCTACCTTCGGTATTGTGGGTAAGGATCTGACGATCAGTGGCACTGGCAAGACCCTCAACACCCTGACGACCACTCAACCGTTTGATGCCTACAGCGGCGACCTGTTCCTTCAGGATGCTGGCTCGACCAACTCCGCTGTTACCAGTATCACTTCGATTGACTTCACCATCAACAACTCTTTCAACCCGACCTTTGTTATTGGTGACGACAGCACCCCGCAGCTTGAGTATGGACGTGCTGAGGTTGAAGGGACTATCACTGCTTACTTCGAGGATGCCAGCCTAGCTAACCGCTTCCTCAACGAGACGGAATCTGAACTGGAGTTCTCGGTCAACGATCCGACCGGACTTAGCCCCTACACCTTCACATTCCCTCGTATCAAGATCAACGGCTCTGATGTGCCGCTTGAGAACCCACAGTCCCGTGTAATCACGATCCCGTTTGTCGCCCTCTTTGACTCGACCCTTGGGACCAACCTCCAGATTACACGGACCTCGTAA